The Pyricularia oryzae 70-15 chromosome 5, whole genome shotgun sequence genome includes a region encoding these proteins:
- a CDS encoding Sec14 cytosolic factor has product MAAPAATAPLQLDPKYDGYDFPTVAPVPAPGHPGHLTAEQQAQVSQLRLMLESQGYTDRLDTLTLLRFLRARKFDVNLALKMFVDCEKWRKETKLDEILPTWDYPEKAEIFKYYPQYYHKTDKDGRPVYIEQLGNADITAMNKITTQERMLTNLAVEYERVADPRLPACSRKSGHLLETCCTIMDFKGVGISKASQVYGYVRAASNMSQNYYPERLGRLYLINTPWGFSGVWGIVKGWLDPVTVQKIHILGSGYQKELLAQIPAENLPKSLGGTCTCAGGCELSDAGPWNEKEWARPPKWETKHKQQAAAPAAAAAPAATEPAPAAAPAAPAAEAEAKQPAAA; this is encoded by the exons ATGGCCGCTCCAGCTGCCACTGCTCCCCTGCAGCTTGACCCCAAATATGACGGCTATGACTTCCCAACCGTCGCTCCAGTCCCCGCCCCTGGCCACCCAGGCCACTTGACGGCTGAACAGCAGGCCCAGGTGTCGCAGCTCAGGCTCATGCTTGAGTCGCAGGGCTACACTGATCGTCTCGACACTCTGACTCTG CTCCGCTTCCTCCGCGCACGCAAGTTCGATGTCAATCTCGCCCTCAAGAT GTTTGTCGACTGTGAGAAGTGGCGCAAGGAGACCAAGCTCGACGAGATTCTGCCGACATGGGACTACCCCGAGAAGGCCGAGATATTCAAGTACTACCCCCAGTACTACCACAAGACGGATAAG GACGGCCGGCCAGTCTACATTGAGCAGCTTGGCAACGCCGACATCACCGCCATGAACAAGATTACAACGCAGGAGCGCATGCTGACGAACCTGGCCGTCgagtacgagcgcgtggccgacCCGCGTCTACCCGCTTGCAGTCGCAAGTCCGGCCACCTGCTCGAGACATGCTGCACCATTATGGACTTCAAGGGTGTCGGCATCTCCAAGGCATCGCAGGTCTACGGCTACGTGCGCGCGGCCTCCAACATGTCGCAGAACTACTACCCCGAGCGCCTGGGCCGCCTGTACCTGATCAACACCCCCTGGGGCTTCAGCGGCGTCTGGGGCATTGTCAAGGGTTGGCTCGACCCCGTTACCGTCCAGAAGATCCACATCCTGGGTAGCGGATACCAGAAGGAGCTGCTGGCCCAGATCCCCGCCGAGAACCTGCCCAAGAGCTTGGGTGGTACCTGCACCTGCGCCGGCGGCTGTGAGCTTTCGGATGCTGGCCCATGGAACGAGAAGGAGTGGGCTCGTCCCCCCAAGTGGGAGACGAAGCACAAGCAGCAGGCCGCTGCTCctgcagctgctgctgctccggcCGCTACTGAGCCTGCCCCTGCCGCCGCTCCTGCTGCGCCCGCTGCTGAGGCCGAGGCTAAGCAGCCAGCTGCCGCTTAA
- a CDS encoding prefoldin subunit 3: protein MSEKGKAVASAAGDDTTTPSNPRGIPKAPFVDNVEDYVTSRAEVESTLVRFQEMISKYQFMELNLQRRVAGLKGKLPDIEKTLETVQFLKLSKDGGDPIETSFELNDTLYTKAEIPPTDEVFLWLGANVMLSYPIDEAEELLDSKQKAAKQSLQNCEEDLEFLREQITTMEVALARVYNWDVMQKRKEKAEEDKLKGKDKEKETSKPDNDS from the exons CGACGATACGACAACGCCATCGAACCCACGAGGAATCCCAAAGGCGCCATTTGTGGACAATGTGGAGGATTACGTGACGAGCCGGGCCGAGGTCGAGTCGACGCTGGTGCGGTTCCAGGAGATGATATC AAAATACCAATTCATGGAGCTTAATCTACAGCGTCGTGTAGCAGGCCTCAAGGGAAAGTTACCGGACATTGAAAAGACTCTGGAGACGGTTCAGTTCCTGAAGCTGAGCAAGGACGGGGGCGACCCGATCGAGACTTCGTTCGAGCTCAACGATACTTTATACACCAAGGCTGAGATCCCGCCTACAGACGAGGTGTTCCTATGGCTCGGT GCAAACGTCATGCTCTCGTACCCGATTGACGAGGCGGAGGAGTTGCTGGATTCGAAGCAAAAGGCCGCAAAGCAGAGTTTGCAAAACTGCGAAGAGGATTTGGAATTCCTAAGGGAACAGATCACG ACTATGGAGGTCGCACTTGCTAGGGTATATAACTGGGATGTGATGCAAAAGAGAAAGGAAAAGGCAGAAGAGGACAAGCTGAAGggcaaggacaaggaaaaggaaacgTCAAAGCCCGACAATGACTCTTGA